Proteins encoded within one genomic window of Hahella chejuensis KCTC 2396:
- a CDS encoding DUF2007 domain-containing protein has protein sequence MRQVYEAANVLEAHMIKGVLEQSGVTGFIDGEFLQGGMGELPAAGLVRVSVNDVDYEQARSILRDWENSQVQEAHTPASHFTGWIGIFLFGFITGLVTAFWLM, from the coding sequence GTGCGTCAGGTCTATGAAGCCGCTAATGTCTTGGAAGCCCACATGATTAAAGGCGTACTGGAGCAATCCGGCGTTACGGGATTTATCGACGGTGAGTTTCTGCAGGGAGGAATGGGAGAATTGCCGGCGGCGGGGTTGGTGAGGGTTTCCGTTAACGACGTGGATTACGAGCAAGCGCGCTCAATTCTGCGGGATTGGGAAAATTCCCAAGTGCAAGAGGCGCATACGCCAGCCAGTCACTTTACCGGGTGGATCGGCATTTTTCTATTTGGCTTCATCACTGGACTGGTGACCGCGTTTTGGTTGATGTAA
- a CDS encoding ATP-dependent helicase has product MQLTEEQQRIIQSGFEHSVITAVAGSGKTTTLAHRIHHLMDQGHDPRRILILMFNRAAKEDFERKLRQVAGTHYREQPEVRTYHAMGLRLYQRFIREGVLPAFVGQVLSDQEIHFQLWQLLRRHAPESHQDSVKRNKKEYIELASRLLDMSKTSLLPLQTVFEQLEYRKELAFLIEVVNSFEAWRKSHSRISFADMLYEPVKCLQESPDLVKLVADKMDVILVDEYQDTNEIQHLLLRYIAGARARVTVVGDPDQTIYEFRGAQPEFILNRFAEEFESPREFTLSYTFRYGHKVALLANHLITHNHGRKDLLCRSHKGTPSTDVNVLQGGDETRQLVLQLGRLLNGGGEPEDIAILFRVWSQAVPVELALLAHRIPYRIDGDKGALANREVMHIQYVLEMASGRLGMLEENKRAEVLAGLLRFPHVGLKDDTLRELAHILAQHDAHWGDQLLEWIPDSLHALQKRKLKRTAQAWSLLPKMKGSAADIVRFYIDDTELFKTLEELALTHDTADERINNVLGVEHYLATLNLPSLETLQHFDELRRLASAQKQQGGVTLSTMHRTKGLEWPVVMLIGLNEQYLPYSMRGGEDIVDHLQAERRLLYVAMTRAKEALYLFTPTLNDKTALSKDDKPSRFVKEACMDVSMAVGEFLDQRKQTDANDSAHYESGQRLTPIATRYLDWHNVNYEQPAQAAASEPEQIWSGDRVRHSILGEGEVIADLDDAFQVEFEDGRRMNFSKKSAHLYFSSLGG; this is encoded by the coding sequence ATGCAGTTAACCGAAGAGCAGCAGCGGATCATTCAGTCCGGCTTTGAGCACAGCGTTATCACCGCCGTCGCCGGCAGCGGCAAAACGACCACCCTCGCCCACCGCATCCATCATCTGATGGACCAGGGACATGACCCTCGCCGCATTTTGATACTGATGTTCAACCGCGCCGCCAAGGAAGACTTCGAGCGCAAATTACGCCAAGTCGCGGGAACGCATTATCGCGAGCAGCCTGAAGTTCGCACTTACCACGCCATGGGGTTACGCCTTTACCAGCGCTTCATCCGCGAAGGCGTACTGCCAGCCTTTGTTGGCCAGGTTCTGTCGGATCAGGAGATTCATTTCCAGCTCTGGCAATTGCTGCGTCGGCATGCCCCTGAGTCGCATCAGGACAGCGTCAAGCGCAATAAAAAGGAATATATCGAGCTGGCTTCCCGCCTGTTGGACATGAGCAAAACCTCTCTGTTGCCATTGCAGACGGTCTTCGAGCAACTGGAATATCGCAAAGAGCTGGCGTTTCTCATTGAAGTCGTCAACAGCTTTGAAGCCTGGCGCAAGTCGCATTCGCGCATCAGCTTCGCCGACATGCTTTACGAACCAGTGAAATGTTTGCAGGAATCGCCGGATCTGGTGAAACTGGTGGCGGATAAAATGGATGTAATCCTGGTGGACGAATATCAGGACACCAATGAAATTCAGCACTTACTGCTACGTTATATCGCCGGCGCGCGCGCCAGGGTCACTGTGGTAGGGGACCCCGATCAAACCATCTACGAATTTCGCGGCGCCCAGCCGGAGTTTATTCTTAACCGTTTCGCGGAAGAGTTTGAAAGCCCTCGTGAGTTCACCCTTTCGTATACGTTTCGCTACGGCCATAAAGTCGCCCTGCTCGCCAACCACCTGATTACTCACAATCACGGGCGCAAGGACCTTCTGTGTCGCTCTCACAAGGGGACGCCCTCCACGGACGTCAACGTTCTGCAAGGCGGAGATGAAACCCGCCAACTGGTGCTGCAATTAGGACGGTTACTTAACGGCGGCGGCGAACCGGAAGATATCGCGATTCTGTTCAGAGTATGGTCTCAGGCCGTGCCCGTTGAGCTGGCTCTTCTGGCCCATCGCATTCCCTATCGTATTGATGGAGATAAAGGCGCTCTGGCGAATCGGGAAGTCATGCATATTCAGTATGTTCTGGAAATGGCCTCTGGGCGGCTGGGTATGCTTGAGGAAAACAAACGGGCGGAAGTGCTCGCCGGTCTGCTGCGCTTCCCTCATGTGGGACTGAAGGACGACACGCTGCGCGAGCTGGCGCATATACTGGCGCAACACGACGCTCACTGGGGCGATCAGCTATTGGAGTGGATTCCTGACTCACTGCATGCCCTGCAAAAACGCAAATTGAAACGCACTGCTCAAGCCTGGAGTCTCTTGCCGAAAATGAAAGGCTCAGCAGCGGACATTGTGCGTTTTTATATTGACGATACCGAGTTGTTCAAGACACTTGAAGAACTTGCCCTCACTCATGACACTGCTGACGAGCGCATTAATAACGTGCTGGGCGTTGAGCACTATCTCGCCACGCTGAACTTACCTTCGCTGGAGACTCTGCAACATTTCGATGAGCTGCGACGTCTGGCCAGTGCGCAAAAACAACAGGGCGGCGTCACCTTATCCACCATGCATCGCACCAAAGGTCTGGAGTGGCCCGTGGTGATGCTCATCGGGCTGAATGAACAATATCTTCCTTACAGTATGCGCGGCGGCGAAGACATCGTTGACCACCTGCAGGCGGAACGGCGTCTGCTATATGTGGCCATGACCCGGGCCAAAGAGGCCCTGTATTTGTTTACTCCGACACTGAACGACAAGACCGCGCTCAGCAAAGATGACAAGCCCAGCCGCTTTGTAAAAGAAGCCTGCATGGACGTTTCCATGGCGGTGGGGGAGTTTCTGGATCAGCGCAAACAGACTGACGCCAACGACTCAGCCCATTACGAATCGGGACAGCGTTTGACGCCCATCGCCACTCGCTATCTTGACTGGCACAACGTTAACTATGAGCAGCCGGCGCAAGCCGCAGCCAGTGAGCCGGAGCAAATCTGGTCCGGCGACCGGGTTCGCCACAGCATTCTGGGTGAAGGAGAAGTCATCGCTGATCTCGACGATGCATTTCAAGTGGAGTTTGAGGATGGACGCAGAATGAACTTCAGCAAGAAAAGCGCCCACCTGTATTTCAGTTCACTGGGTGGATGA
- a CDS encoding HNH endonuclease, which produces MDHIWPKARGGDDQGKSLRAICKGCHRCKTTNTRQCI; this is translated from the coding sequence GTGGATCACATCTGGCCAAAGGCGAGAGGCGGCGACGATCAAGGCAAAAGCCTGCGGGCAATTTGTAAGGGCTGCCATCGGTGCAAAACAACTAATACGCGGCAATGTATTTAG
- a CDS encoding abortive infection family protein: protein MPLQMTSELRFPMGSTTPLSDLSVDDFISLIRKVSGAMDRQRIIEVFKQHLCKVSGDYYARSSSLDWAESDMSRLAQNAAQDAPNFIAAVYETLEELERSGATVPTVQHINQILLKNQDHYQVVDGQLNQTAGSVAAPEFSESISTSVIRALGDAKALIGTVDSSSAIDRAHTALHGYLVQLCTDNQIDLPSDPTASKAFKQLRQFHPALQASGHRAEDVTKVLNSFAASIDAFSTLRNRASLAHVNDLLDVPEATAIVNAMYTVFRYIQDCIQRG, encoded by the coding sequence ATGCCGCTTCAAATGACAAGTGAGCTTAGATTTCCCATGGGCTCAACGACACCACTCAGTGATCTGTCTGTAGATGATTTTATTTCATTGATCAGAAAAGTATCGGGGGCAATGGATCGGCAGCGAATAATTGAAGTATTTAAACAGCACTTGTGCAAAGTTTCTGGTGATTATTATGCCCGCAGTTCTTCGCTTGACTGGGCCGAGTCTGATATGTCCAGACTGGCTCAGAATGCAGCACAAGATGCTCCTAATTTTATCGCTGCTGTATATGAGACTTTAGAAGAGCTAGAGCGTAGTGGCGCTACTGTCCCAACGGTGCAGCATATCAATCAGATTCTGCTTAAAAACCAGGACCATTATCAAGTTGTTGATGGTCAGTTAAATCAAACAGCTGGCAGTGTTGCTGCGCCAGAATTCAGTGAATCTATTTCGACTTCGGTGATAAGAGCTTTGGGAGACGCGAAGGCTTTAATCGGCACAGTGGATTCTTCAAGCGCCATTGATCGTGCGCATACTGCACTCCATGGATATTTGGTGCAACTTTGTACCGACAATCAAATTGATCTTCCCAGTGACCCTACGGCATCCAAAGCATTCAAGCAACTTCGACAGTTTCATCCGGCATTGCAAGCGTCAGGTCATAGGGCTGAAGACGTTACTAAAGTCCTTAATTCGTTTGCTGCATCAATTGACGCCTTTTCTACGCTCAGAAATAGGGCGAGCCTCGCACATGTGAATGACTTGCTAGATGTCCCTGAAGCAACCGCCATTGTTAACGCGATGTATACCGTTTTTAGGTACATTCAAGACTGTATACAGAGAGGGTAG
- a CDS encoding S24 family peptidase, with the protein MTDLGQRLRERRNFLGLTQGRLGKMVRVSHVTISQWEKGETSPRGENLHLLCSALSCQPDWLLYGKAERAGDEKIAGYQPYASLGKVPLITPQQARVWKEIANTFHHKDAIAWRGISVVVGPHAFAMKAVGDSMANPHGTPSIPEGAIVVVDPDITPVSGMVVVVGLKGSKEAIIKKLVVDGPNQYLMSLNPDYKPIELTEESAVIGVVKRLEFDLLPD; encoded by the coding sequence ATGACAGACTTAGGACAGCGCCTGCGAGAAAGGCGGAATTTTCTCGGATTAACTCAAGGTCGCCTGGGCAAGATGGTGAGGGTTTCGCACGTCACCATCTCCCAATGGGAAAAGGGGGAAACCTCTCCCCGAGGCGAGAATCTTCACTTGCTTTGCTCGGCGCTCAGTTGCCAGCCGGACTGGCTGCTTTACGGGAAGGCGGAGAGGGCCGGAGATGAAAAGATAGCGGGTTACCAGCCTTACGCCAGCCTTGGGAAAGTGCCCTTAATTACACCCCAGCAAGCTCGTGTGTGGAAGGAGATCGCGAATACGTTCCACCATAAGGACGCGATAGCCTGGCGCGGGATCAGTGTCGTTGTCGGACCGCACGCCTTCGCCATGAAAGCGGTGGGTGACTCCATGGCGAACCCGCATGGAACGCCGTCCATTCCTGAGGGAGCCATTGTGGTCGTTGACCCCGACATCACCCCGGTAAGCGGTATGGTTGTGGTTGTCGGGCTGAAAGGTTCAAAAGAGGCCATTATTAAGAAGCTGGTTGTTGACGGCCCGAACCAATACTTGATGTCGCTGAACCCCGATTACAAGCCAATAGAGCTGACAGAAGAAAGCGCCGTCATTGGCGTTGTGAAAAGGCTTGAATTCGATTTGTTGCCGGATTAA
- a CDS encoding Cro/CI family transcriptional regulator: MRKADAVAYFGGKSKLANALGVAPASVSQRGEFLPMLRAYQVERMTGGKLRVRKRVVAQIGRRV; encoded by the coding sequence ATGAGAAAAGCAGACGCCGTTGCCTATTTCGGAGGCAAATCAAAGCTCGCCAACGCGCTGGGCGTGGCTCCCGCGTCAGTGTCTCAGCGGGGCGAGTTTCTGCCAATGTTACGCGCCTATCAGGTTGAGCGCATGACTGGCGGAAAGTTAAGAGTTCGGAAAAGAGTGGTGGCCCAGATCGGGCGGAGAGTATGA
- a CDS encoding replication protein, with protein sequence MKTEKEISMTAQSNEMGNVVPFRAPQASSEAPPESTGAPQEASPIKADLDNGYTRVANELLNALARIDLSGREFKIVNAVMRKTFGFNKAMDWISLEQLVEMTGISRRHLPSLITGLVRAKVIRREGESNVKKYAVNTRLGEWDLSLKKGEKKDDPENPAPATEEASAPDSGAINPDLGRKKPDSGAELFPDSGRINPDSGADVSEKGGIRPELGDHKRHIDMKDIVTKDIARTKGPTRAPDDFDITDALFAWAIKNQITTDLAIETDKFLDHHRAKGTKFQCWKSAWRNWMRNSMRFAPKPTRQSHLNEYGAAGNSTVPGDVYGFHDTSWADDLGI encoded by the coding sequence ATGAAGACGGAGAAGGAAATCAGTATGACGGCGCAATCTAATGAAATGGGTAATGTGGTGCCTTTCAGAGCGCCGCAGGCGTCGAGTGAAGCGCCACCGGAGTCAACAGGAGCGCCACAGGAGGCGAGCCCTATCAAAGCCGATTTGGACAATGGCTACACGCGCGTGGCCAATGAGTTGCTCAACGCGCTGGCTCGCATCGATTTAAGCGGTCGGGAATTCAAGATTGTTAACGCGGTGATGCGTAAGACGTTTGGCTTCAACAAGGCGATGGACTGGATTTCGCTGGAGCAGCTCGTTGAGATGACGGGCATTTCCCGGCGTCACCTTCCGTCTTTAATCACGGGCTTGGTGCGTGCGAAGGTGATACGCCGGGAGGGGGAGTCCAACGTAAAAAAATATGCGGTCAACACTCGCCTGGGCGAGTGGGATTTATCACTCAAAAAAGGCGAGAAAAAAGACGATCCAGAGAATCCAGCACCAGCGACCGAGGAAGCGAGCGCCCCGGATTCGGGAGCAATAAACCCGGATTTGGGACGAAAAAAACCGGATTCGGGTGCGGAGCTGTTCCCGGATTCGGGAAGAATAAACCCGGATTCGGGGGCGGATGTATCCGAAAAAGGGGGTATTCGTCCCGAATTAGGGGACCACAAAAGACATATAGACATGAAAGACATTGTTACAAAAGACATAGCGCGCACGAAGGGCCCTACCCGAGCGCCGGATGATTTCGACATCACCGACGCGCTGTTCGCCTGGGCGATCAAAAACCAGATCACCACGGACCTTGCCATCGAGACCGACAAGTTCCTGGACCACCACCGGGCCAAGGGAACGAAATTCCAGTGCTGGAAATCCGCATGGCGTAACTGGATGCGCAACAGCATGAGGTTTGCGCCAAAGCCAACCCGTCAATCGCACCTCAACGAATACGGCGCAGCGGGCAACAGCACAGTGCCTGGGGATGTTTACGGATTTCACGACACAAGTTGGGCGGATGATTTAGGGATATAA
- a CDS encoding replication protein P: METKPIGSQQIQDAISRTVRRCDTLQHAAQRKAYGQSEAAISKQAAEVVNRLFTELSGIFPAWKYAFPDHEVIQQAKKAWTKGFIENGILTMQQVQVGLVRARRLNTPHIPSVGQFIAWCKPTAEDLGLMPVQAAYRLACEGGQKLEHSDSLAHLAVRIAARETGWYELRTRLESEMLPLFTRNYDIVCRRVMNGEDIQADIPKALPEEPVKASRPVPKEEARRRMAELLKSISPN; this comes from the coding sequence ATGGAAACAAAACCCATCGGATCACAGCAAATTCAAGACGCAATCAGTCGAACGGTACGCCGATGCGACACGCTACAGCATGCGGCCCAACGTAAAGCTTATGGACAGTCTGAGGCGGCCATTTCCAAGCAGGCGGCGGAGGTTGTCAATCGCCTGTTCACGGAGCTTAGCGGGATATTCCCGGCTTGGAAGTACGCCTTTCCAGACCATGAAGTCATCCAGCAGGCCAAGAAAGCTTGGACCAAGGGCTTCATCGAAAACGGAATTCTCACTATGCAGCAGGTTCAAGTGGGGTTGGTGAGAGCGCGCAGACTGAATACTCCGCACATTCCCAGCGTGGGTCAGTTCATCGCATGGTGTAAGCCGACAGCGGAAGACCTTGGGCTGATGCCGGTGCAGGCGGCCTACCGTCTGGCGTGCGAGGGGGGTCAGAAGCTCGAACACAGTGACAGCCTTGCCCATCTGGCCGTGCGCATTGCAGCGAGGGAAACGGGCTGGTATGAGCTTAGAACACGTCTGGAAAGCGAAATGCTGCCGCTGTTCACCCGCAATTACGACATCGTCTGTCGCCGCGTCATGAACGGAGAGGACATCCAGGCGGACATCCCCAAGGCGCTGCCTGAGGAGCCCGTTAAAGCCTCTCGCCCGGTTCCGAAAGAGGAGGCCCGCCGGAGGATGGCGGAGTTGCTGAAATCCATCTCGCCCAACTAG
- a CDS encoding antiterminator Q family protein: MNRTMNETPWLLEQWAQWSKMDASLGYSSSTPFSRLNGSATRSPVITDQEAAAVDLAVSKLRTRDEEMGEVVRLYYMAGENLSYVVRRMPKLDRRKADLLVKSGVAWIDATLYSHTLQ; the protein is encoded by the coding sequence ATGAACAGAACGATGAATGAAACGCCGTGGCTGTTGGAGCAATGGGCTCAGTGGTCAAAGATGGATGCAAGCCTGGGCTATTCGTCATCAACGCCCTTTTCCCGTTTGAACGGCAGCGCGACGCGTTCCCCCGTTATCACGGATCAGGAAGCGGCGGCGGTGGATTTGGCGGTGTCCAAACTGCGGACGCGGGATGAAGAGATGGGAGAGGTCGTGCGGCTGTATTACATGGCGGGAGAGAACCTGTCTTATGTCGTCAGACGCATGCCGAAACTGGATCGGCGCAAGGCGGACCTGCTGGTTAAGTCGGGCGTCGCCTGGATCGACGCTACGCTTTACTCACACACATTGCAGTGA
- a CDS encoding EamA family transporter codes for MLYSFLCATLWASTGIFVKYIDGLSVPHIIWGRFLIAFLFGLLFVQSRAKFQFTPLQQRSYSEYALALMMTAYYVLATYSFFYAPVAVAALLIALAPLFTFLLRLFIKGEFHRNELLGFIIAFLGLMLYFYGKDYAGEGYSTDAIILGGVCALSAAILRAAFSFIVWESVGKGRSVDAANINNNTLLLGVILLSPALFFQSVSGAIKHLNEINLIFLSKL; via the coding sequence ATGCTTTACAGCTTTCTTTGCGCCACTCTATGGGCCTCGACAGGAATTTTCGTTAAGTATATTGATGGTCTGAGCGTACCGCACATTATCTGGGGGCGTTTTCTCATCGCCTTCTTATTCGGGCTTCTCTTTGTTCAAAGCAGAGCCAAGTTTCAATTTACGCCTCTCCAGCAACGCTCATACAGCGAATATGCATTAGCCTTGATGATGACCGCCTATTATGTACTGGCGACTTATTCGTTCTTTTACGCGCCTGTCGCCGTGGCGGCGCTGCTTATTGCACTAGCTCCTTTATTCACATTTTTGCTACGGCTGTTTATCAAAGGTGAATTCCATCGCAATGAGTTACTGGGCTTTATCATCGCCTTTTTGGGACTCATGCTTTACTTCTACGGCAAGGACTATGCTGGAGAGGGATACAGTACGGATGCGATAATACTGGGAGGCGTCTGTGCGCTCAGCGCCGCTATTTTGAGGGCGGCCTTTTCGTTCATTGTTTGGGAGAGCGTTGGAAAAGGACGCTCCGTAGATGCCGCTAATATTAATAACAATACGCTGCTATTGGGCGTCATTTTGTTGAGTCCTGCGCTCTTTTTCCAGAGCGTGTCTGGCGCTATTAAGCACCTAAACGAAATTAATCTTATATTCCTGTCCAAACTTTGA
- a CDS encoding IS630 family transposase: MRALRDEVAFRQFQGVVKDLQSWEDAGEIELYYFDESGFSQRSNLPYGWSPVGKPTQMKSYPHNKRLNVLGFMSRRQKLIFHATEERVDSAKVVALFNKLAESKDPLKPAVVLLDNASIHRSAEFRRHRLDWIDKGIWPIYLPKYSPELNLIEILWRKVKYSWLPLDSYETFDRLKESVNDILSKFGQEYKINFV, from the coding sequence CTGCGCGCGCTTCGGGATGAAGTCGCCTTCCGCCAGTTTCAGGGCGTTGTGAAAGATCTTCAATCCTGGGAGGATGCAGGCGAAATCGAGCTTTACTACTTTGATGAATCAGGCTTCAGTCAGCGTTCCAACTTACCTTATGGCTGGAGCCCTGTGGGGAAGCCGACGCAAATGAAATCCTATCCACACAATAAGAGACTGAACGTTCTGGGGTTTATGAGTCGCCGCCAGAAGCTGATATTCCATGCCACAGAGGAGCGGGTGGACTCCGCCAAAGTCGTAGCGCTTTTTAATAAGCTGGCGGAGAGCAAAGATCCGCTTAAGCCAGCCGTGGTGCTTCTGGACAACGCCTCCATACATCGCTCTGCGGAGTTTCGCCGACATAGGTTGGATTGGATAGATAAAGGCATCTGGCCGATCTATTTGCCGAAATATTCACCGGAGCTAAACCTGATAGAGATCTTGTGGCGAAAGGTGAAGTACAGCTGGCTGCCTTTGGATTCGTATGAGACTTTCGACAGGCTGAAAGAGTCAGTGAACGACATCCTGTCAAAGTTTGGACAGGAATATAAGATTAATTTCGTTTAG
- a CDS encoding helix-turn-helix domain-containing protein yields the protein MKYVNHLKPAEIKTLTDGFRYSPSSRFRIRCHAILLSNKGYKIDKIADIIDFHRNTISIWIEQWESMGICGLISDASPGRPPIYTEQEQEKVCKWIDEQPQQLRDVQIRLEKETGKSASLETVKRNLKKIKV from the coding sequence GTGAAGTACGTCAATCATCTTAAGCCCGCTGAAATAAAGACTCTTACCGATGGATTTCGCTACAGCCCGAGCTCCCGCTTCCGTATTCGCTGTCACGCCATACTGCTCAGCAATAAGGGGTATAAAATCGATAAAATTGCCGACATTATCGACTTCCACCGCAACACCATTTCGATCTGGATTGAGCAGTGGGAAAGCATGGGAATATGCGGCCTCATTAGCGACGCCTCCCCGGGAAGACCGCCCATTTACACGGAGCAGGAACAAGAAAAGGTTTGTAAGTGGATTGACGAGCAGCCCCAACAACTACGAGACGTCCAGATACGTCTGGAGAAAGAAACTGGAAAAAGCGCTAGTCTGGAGACCGTTAAACGGAACTTAAAAAAAATCAAAGTATAG